A segment of the Streptomyces pactum genome:
CTCAGCGCACGCCCCCGGCGCGCGCACCGCCCTGGTCTCAGCGCACGCCGTGCGGGCGGAACTGGACGCTGATGCGGGGGCCCGCGGCGCGGGTGCTCTTGGGCACGCAGTGTTCCCAGGTGCGCTGGCAGGAACCGCCCATCACGATCAGGTCCCCGTGCCCCAGTGGGCGGCGCACCGTGTCGCCGCCCCCGCCCGCCGGACGGAGCAGCAGGTCCCGGGGCGCGCCGACCGAGAGGATGGCGACCATCGTGTCCTGGCGCGCGCCCCGCCCGATCCGGTCGCCGTGCCACGCGACGCTGTCCCGGCCGTCGCGGTAACGGCACAGCCCGGCCGTGGTGAACGGCTCGCCCAGCTCCTCGGCGTAATGCGCGGACAGCGCCTCGCGCGCCTCGGTCAGCAGGGGGTCCGGCAGCGGGTCGCCCGCGCCGTAGAACGCGAGGAGGCGGGGCACGTCGACCACCTGGTCGTACATGGCGCGCCGCTCCGCGCGCCAGGGGACCTCGGCGGCCAGCCGCTCGAACAGCACGTCCGCGCCGCTCAGCCACCCGGGGAGCAGGTCGATCCAGGCCCCGGAGCCCAGGCCGGTGCGGCGCAGCCCGTCGAGCGAGCCGAGCCGGACCTCGTCCGTCTGGTCGAAGAGCGAGCCCTGGAGGTGCGTGGTCATGGCATCAGCGTACTCCTGATTCGAAACTGTGTTCTAGATTTGCCCGCGGCCCTTCGATCACGCCGGTGTATCGGATACATTCGCGTATCGAACGGCGGGAGGCCCGATGACGGCGGTGAAGGCGACGACCGGGCGGGTGACCAGGCGTCGGGTGCGGACCCGCGCGAACCTCCTGGACGCGGCGTTCGCGGTGTTCGCCGCCAAAGGGTTCGGCCGGGCGTCGATCGAGGAGGTCTGCGAGGCCGCCGGGTACAGCCGGGGTGCCTTCTACTCGAACTTCGGCAGCCTCGACGAGCTGTTCTTCGCCCTCTACCGGGAACGGGCCGGACTGATCGCCGAGCAGGTGTCCGCCGCCCTCGCGCTCGACGGGCCCGACCTCGACGTGACCGCCGCCGTGGACCGCGTCACCGAGGTCCTGCTCCTGGACCGGGACTGGCTTGTGGTCAAGACGGACTTCCTGGTGCACGCCGCCCGCGACCCGGCCGTGGCGCGGACCCTGCTGGAGCACCGGGCGCGCCTGCGGCGCGCGATCGCCGACCGGCTCGCCCGGGCGCGCGGGCGCACCGCCCTGCCCGCCGTGCTGCGCGACGCCGAGGGCGCCGCGCACGCCGTGGTCGCCGCGTACGACGGAGTCACCACCCAACTCCTCCTGGACCGGGACGTCGAGCACGCCCGCGCCTGGCTGGGACAACTGCTCACCGCGCTGCTCACCGACGGCGGCGAAGCCCGTTGAATCCCCTTGAATCTCTTTGAATCCGCTCGCATCTCCTTGCATCTCCTCGGATTCCCCATCGCACGGAACAGGAAGGGACGGTCGCCATGGATGCCGACGTCATCGTGGTCGGAGCGGGACTGGCGGGCCTGGTCGCGGCCCACGAGCTGACCAGCCGGGGCCGGCGGGTCGCCCTCGTCGACCAGGAGAACGCGGCCAACCTCGGCGGACAGGCCTTCTGGTCCTTCGGCGGCCTCTTCCTCGTCGACTCCCCCGAGCAGCGCCGCCTCGGCGTCAAGGACTCCCTGGCCCTGGCCTGGAGCGACTGGCAGGGCAGCGCGGGCTTCGACCGGACCGAGGACGAGGACTCCTGGGCGGTGCGCTGGGCACGGGCGTACGTCGAGTGGGCGGCGGGGGAGAAGCGGTCCTGGCTGGCCGGGCACGGCATCACCTTCCTGCCCACCGTCGGCTGGGCCGAGCGCGGCGACCTCCGGGCCGGCGGACACGGCAACTCCGTGCCCCGCTTCCACATCGCCTGGGGCACCGGCACGGGCGTCGTCGAACCGTTCGTGCGGTACGCCAGGCAGGCCGTGCGGGACGGACTGCTCACCTTCCACCACCGCCATCGCGTCGACCACCTGGTCGTCGAGGACGGCACCGCGCGCGGCGTGCGCGGCACGGTACTGGCCGAGGACGACTCGCCCCGCGGCGTCGCCTCCAACCGCGACGCGGTCGGCGAGTTCGAACTCACCGCCCAGGCCGTGATCGTCACCTCCGGTGGCATCGGCGCCGACCACGACACCGTCCGCCGCCACTGGCCCGAGCGCCTCGGCACCCCGCCCGCCGAGATGGTCACCGGCGTCCCCGCCTATGTCGACGGGCGGATGCTCGACATCAGCGCCGAGGCGGGCGCACGCCTGGTCAACCGCGACCGGATGTGGCACTACACCGAGGGCGTGCGCAACTGGGACCCCATCTGGCCCGGCCACGGCATCCGCATCCTGCCCGGACCGTCCTCGATGTGGTTCGACGCCCTCGGCCGCCGCCTGCCCGAGCCATGCCTGCCCGGCTACGACACCCTCGGTACTCTCCGGCACCTGCGCACGGCCCCGGACCTCGCGGGCCACGACCACTCCTGGTTCATCCTCACGCAGAGGATCGTCGAGAAGGAGTTCGCGCTCTCCGGCTCCGAGCAGAATCCCGACATCACCGCGAAGGACCGGGCCGGGTTCCTGCGCGAACGCGTCCTCGGCAAGGGCGCGCCGGGCCCGGTGGACGCCTTCCTGCGCGAGGGCGCCGACTTCGTGACCGCGCCGAACCTGGAGCAACTCGTCGACGGGATGAACCGCCTGACCGACAGGCCGCTCCTGGACGCCGCCGCGATCCGGCACCAGATAGCGGCCCGCGACCTCCAACTGGCCAACCCCTACGCCAAGGACGCCCAGATCCAGGGCATCCGCAACGCCCGCCGCTACATCGGCGACCGGCTCGGCCGGGTGGCCGCCCCGCACCGCATCCTCGACCCGGCGGCGGGCCCGCTGATCGGGGTCAAGCTGCACGTCCTCACCCGCAAGACCCTCGGCGGCATCCAGACCGACCTGGACTCCCGTGCCCTGGGCGCCGACGGCACGCCCGTCGAGGGCCTGTACGCGGCCGGTGAGGTGGCCGGCTTCGGCGGCGGCGGGGTGCACGGCTACAACGCGCTCGAGGGCAGCTTCCTCGGCGGCTGCCTGTTCTCCGGGCGGGCGGCGGGGCGGGCCGCGGCACGGCAGACCGGCTGAGCGACCGAGCCGCCCCGCCGGCTCCTTCGGTTCCTCCGCCTCCTCACGCCTCGTCCAGGAGGCGGAGCAGTACGGCGGCGTGGCTCTCCTCGGGCGACTTGGACGCGGTCAGCAGCGTCACGTCCCGCTCGCGTGCCAACTCCCGTACGTGGCCGAGGAGCTCCGCCGCCTCCGGGGCGGCCAGCTCGGCCTCGTACCGCTCGGCGAACTCCTCGTAGGAGCCCTCGCCCGCGTGGTACCAACGGCGCAGTTCGGTCGACGGGGTGAGCCCCTTGGGCCACTCGTCCACGTGCGCCGCGTCCTTCGCCAGACCCCGCGGCCACAGCCGGTCGACCAGGACGCGCACGCCGTCGTCCGGTTCGGGCGGGTCGTAGACGCGGTGCACACGGACGCTCATGGCTGGTTCCTTCCGAGGCGGTGCCGTCGTGAGCCTACGTCCGGTGCCCGCGGGATGCCGGTGGCGTGTGAGCCGTTCGGGAACGCGGCCGATCGTCCGCCGCGCCGGCCGGGTACTCCGTCGCTCCGACGGCCCGGCCGCCGTGCCGGGTCGACCCGGACGTCATCGACGAGGCCCGGGCCGAGGTGGACGCCAGGAGCGGCCCTGGGGACCACTGCGCCGCAGCGGCCGCCGAGGGTCCCTCCGCGCCGCGTCCGGGGTCAGCCGGACCTCCTGCGCACGGACTCGCGCCGCTTGAGCGCACGGCGCTCCAGTTCGCTGGTCCCGCCCCAGACGCCGATGGACTGTCCCGTGTCCAGCGCCCATCGCAGGCACTGCTCCCGGACCGGGCAGCTCCGGCAGACCGCCTTCGCCTGCTCGGTCTGCAAAGCGGCCGGGCCGGTGGTGCCGATCGGGAAGAACAGGTCGGGGTCCTCCGTGCGGCAC
Coding sequences within it:
- a CDS encoding alpha-ketoglutarate-dependent dioxygenase AlkB, coding for MTTHLQGSLFDQTDEVRLGSLDGLRRTGLGSGAWIDLLPGWLSGADVLFERLAAEVPWRAERRAMYDQVVDVPRLLAFYGAGDPLPDPLLTEAREALSAHYAEELGEPFTTAGLCRYRDGRDSVAWHGDRIGRGARQDTMVAILSVGAPRDLLLRPAGGGGDTVRRPLGHGDLIVMGGSCQRTWEHCVPKSTRAAGPRISVQFRPHGVR
- a CDS encoding TetR/AcrR family transcriptional regulator, which gives rise to MTAVKATTGRVTRRRVRTRANLLDAAFAVFAAKGFGRASIEEVCEAAGYSRGAFYSNFGSLDELFFALYRERAGLIAEQVSAALALDGPDLDVTAAVDRVTEVLLLDRDWLVVKTDFLVHAARDPAVARTLLEHRARLRRAIADRLARARGRTALPAVLRDAEGAAHAVVAAYDGVTTQLLLDRDVEHARAWLGQLLTALLTDGGEAR
- a CDS encoding FAD-binding dehydrogenase; this encodes MDADVIVVGAGLAGLVAAHELTSRGRRVALVDQENAANLGGQAFWSFGGLFLVDSPEQRRLGVKDSLALAWSDWQGSAGFDRTEDEDSWAVRWARAYVEWAAGEKRSWLAGHGITFLPTVGWAERGDLRAGGHGNSVPRFHIAWGTGTGVVEPFVRYARQAVRDGLLTFHHRHRVDHLVVEDGTARGVRGTVLAEDDSPRGVASNRDAVGEFELTAQAVIVTSGGIGADHDTVRRHWPERLGTPPAEMVTGVPAYVDGRMLDISAEAGARLVNRDRMWHYTEGVRNWDPIWPGHGIRILPGPSSMWFDALGRRLPEPCLPGYDTLGTLRHLRTAPDLAGHDHSWFILTQRIVEKEFALSGSEQNPDITAKDRAGFLRERVLGKGAPGPVDAFLREGADFVTAPNLEQLVDGMNRLTDRPLLDAAAIRHQIAARDLQLANPYAKDAQIQGIRNARRYIGDRLGRVAAPHRILDPAAGPLIGVKLHVLTRKTLGGIQTDLDSRALGADGTPVEGLYAAGEVAGFGGGGVHGYNALEGSFLGGCLFSGRAAGRAAARQTG
- a CDS encoding DUF488 domain-containing protein; the encoded protein is MSVRVHRVYDPPEPDDGVRVLVDRLWPRGLAKDAAHVDEWPKGLTPSTELRRWYHAGEGSYEEFAERYEAELAAPEAAELLGHVRELARERDVTLLTASKSPEESHAAVLLRLLDEA
- a CDS encoding WhiB family transcriptional regulator, producing MDNWREHAACRTEDPDLFFPIGTTGPAALQTEQAKAVCRSCPVREQCLRWALDTGQSIGVWGGTSELERRALKRRESVRRRSG